Proteins from a genomic interval of Buchnera aphidicola (Brachycaudus cardui):
- the fliQ gene encoding flagellar biosynthesis protein FliQ produces the protein MTSEHVMELFHNAMKVTLILASPLLLAALISGLIISVLQAATQINEQTLSFIPKIISVLGVMAILGPWMLGVMLDYMHNLFNNIPLIIK, from the coding sequence ATGACCTCTGAACATGTAATGGAATTATTTCATAACGCTATGAAAGTGACGTTAATTCTTGCATCACCATTACTCTTAGCTGCTTTAATTAGTGGTTTAATTATTAGTGTATTACAAGCAGCTACACAAATTAATGAACAAACTCTATCTTTTATTCCTAAAATTATTTCTGTTTTAGGCGTAATGGCAATACTTGGACCTTGGATGTTAGGTGTTATGCTAGATTATATGCATAATTTATTTAACAATATACCATTGATTATTAAATAA
- the rpmB gene encoding 50S ribosomal protein L28, translating into MSRICQVTGKKRMVGNNRSHAMNATKRQFLTNIQYHRFWIADEKRFIKLRISTNGMRCIDKYGIEKIIKKIKYKKNKG; encoded by the coding sequence ATGTCACGTATATGTCAAGTTACTGGTAAAAAAAGAATGGTTGGTAATAACCGATCTCATGCTATGAATGCAACTAAAAGACAGTTCTTAACTAATATTCAATATCATCGATTTTGGATTGCTGATGAAAAAAGGTTTATTAAATTACGTATTTCAACTAATGGTATGCGTTGTATTGATAAATATGGCATTGAAAAAATTATAAAAAAAATAAAATATAAAAAAAATAAAGGCTAA
- the fliR gene encoding flagellar biosynthetic protein FliR: MLTFSSFQFITLIGNFFWPMVRILSFFSVAPIFNDKLINKKSKILLSGIISSLIFPFLPEVQTVLFSYVGFLLLTQQILIGIVLGFTAQLLFVTVNLSGEIIGLQIGLSFATFFNNNSHIGISIISRLLNIFFLFFFLVLNAHLYLISILIDSFYSIPIDGYFINKNIFFSLLNFSSHIFLNSILFVLPVMIVLLAISFIMSLLNRLSPQISIFSVGFPLNLLVGMLVLYSLISIIFPFFEKLLNELMFFISHIFLNT, translated from the coding sequence ATGTTAACATTTAGCAGCTTTCAATTTATAACGTTAATTGGTAATTTTTTTTGGCCTATGGTGCGTATTTTATCTTTTTTTTCTGTAGCACCTATTTTTAACGATAAACTAATAAATAAAAAAAGTAAAATATTATTGTCTGGTATAATTAGTTCGTTAATCTTTCCTTTTTTACCTGAAGTACAGACAGTTTTATTTTCTTATGTTGGTTTTTTATTGCTAACACAGCAAATATTAATCGGTATCGTTTTAGGTTTTACTGCGCAATTACTATTTGTTACAGTAAATTTGTCAGGAGAAATAATAGGTTTACAGATAGGTTTGTCATTTGCAACTTTTTTTAATAATAATAGTCATATTGGTATTTCAATAATATCTCGTTTATTAAATATTTTTTTTCTATTTTTTTTCTTGGTACTTAATGCTCATCTTTATTTAATTTCTATATTAATTGATAGTTTTTATAGTATTCCTATTGATGGCTATTTTATAAATAAAAATATTTTTTTTTCTTTGTTAAATTTTTCTAGTCATATATTTTTAAATAGTATTTTATTTGTTCTTCCAGTAATGATTGTATTATTAGCAATTAGTTTTATAATGAGTTTATTAAATCGTTTATCTCCTCAGATATCTATTTTTTCCGTCGGTTTTCCACTAAACTTATTAGTAGGAATGTTAGTATTATACTCTTTAATATCGATTATTTTCCCTTTTTTCGAAAAATTATTAAATGAGTTAATGTTTTTTATATCTCATATTTTTTTAAATACATGA
- the rpmG gene encoding 50S ribosomal protein L33: MAKKNREKIKMISSAGTGHYYTTTKNKRNTPDKLQFKKYDPVIRKHVLYNEGKIK; encoded by the coding sequence ATGGCTAAAAAAAATCGTGAAAAAATAAAAATGATTTCATCTGCAGGTACTGGTCACTATTATACTACAACTAAAAATAAAAGAAATACACCAGATAAACTACAATTTAAAAAATATGATCCTGTAATTCGTAAACATGTTTTATACAATGAAGGAAAAATAAAATAA